Below is a genomic region from Osmia bicornis bicornis chromosome 3, iOsmBic2.1, whole genome shotgun sequence.
GTAGGCttacttaattttatattataaatctaCCGATTTGCTTAATTTTGGCGTTTTTGAAACAGGTTTTAGcttaattaacattatttgTACTTGATTTAATACACTATATACTTCAAATGTTCCTAATATTCTAAACTTACATAACTGTAAGACCATTTACTTGGAATAAAAAGATTTCTATTTATGAGTCACAGCTCTTGGAAGATATATATTAAATGGAATGCAATGGATATAAAAACACAAAATCTTGTATAAATATCTGTAAATCTTGTTAGTTCTTTAACAGTTTTATTTGTATTCCCAGTCTTGAAAAATTCAGTacaaaaaaatttgttttggCGATGTACataattctttaaaatatttccccAAATAACGTTATAttctataatatatatataagtttGGGCATGTAAAAGATTTCTCAACCTCACGTTAATCTTACAGGTCAAAACGTGACTAGCAGTtcaaaaatgcaaaaattttatacttcAAACTACAATAAAATTAAGTACATTAATTTCTAGTTTATCACATTTGTAATAGGCTTATATATGAAATCTTCATATTCCATCTGTATACTCTCTCTAAACATGGCtaacaatatttttgttaGCAGGTAAAATACGAGTATGGTATATAACATACAATAGAGTATATAACTTGCATATATTACTAGGCACAAGGTGAAACGctccaaaaattatttatacaaatcattgtaaatttcttcaataattaatcatgGCAGTCTGCATGGTTAAGATTCATAAAACCAAGGAATGTGGAAATATCTTCATGTTTACATAGTCATCCAAAACCTAGAAACcaataattaatgtaatatatgtttgaaaaataatagtttaccaattattataaatgttcTTACAGATGCTTAAATAATTACCTCTTTTAAAGCGTCTTTTGTGAGTTTTGGATAAAAATAACTAAATCCAGTACTTGTTAATTTTCCTGGTTGCATATATAAATGTTTGTTATAAAGAAGTTCTTGATCAATATATGGAGAAAGAGGACTATTTTCCACTCCATCTTTGTTACAAGCATCTGCCCAAGGTCCCATATGTTTATCATTTACTTCTTCGACTACAGAACTCATGTCTGTCTAGGATATGTAGCAAAAAATAACCTTTTAAATTTGCATTGACAGTTTATAATTTGTACATTATGCATTTGTAATAAGattttttttcatactttAGCTAATGTAGACAGTGCAGTACCCCAGTAATCATGATTGATATTAAACAACTCTGAAACAATTGCACTGATTGAACCTTGAGTTGAATCACCTTCATCAACAACATTGTATGTTTGACCAATAGCCTCTGGCTTATTCATAACATGCCAAATAGCTCTAGCTACATCTCTCACATGAACTGTGTTCATATGAAGATCTGGTCCCCAAAGTAATTTCATCATTTCTCCCAAATGTTTATAAACTGCTCCCACTACTAAACGTGGTGCTATAAAAAGATCAATTTTTATGATGTATCTTATAGAAAGggtttattcatttattatgaTGAAACACTATTGTTACCTAAACCATTTCTGTCTCCACAACCATAAACAATAGCTGGTCTAAGTATTGTATACTTCAAATCTGGTATGTTTTTCAAATCATTTTCTACCAGTAATTTATACTTGGCAACAAATGTCCATGGTTCCCCATTATCTTCCTCTTTGAGAGGATTctataaaatgattaatttattgatttcatcttttaaATGAATTACTTAACAAAGGGATATTACAATTTACATACTTTATCAGTAGCATTGAAATTACCAGATGATATTTCTACATAACGATTAACCTGTAGTTTTGCTGCTTGCTGAGCACAATTCATGCTCAGCTTATAAATTCCCTCTTTATATACAGGATCTGTTTGACCACTTTTTGTTTCTCCAGCACAATTAATCACATAATCAATTGACTCATCTGACGCAAATGCATTCTGACAAGATGCTACaaataattgtaagaaaaatgattataaGGCATGTAGATGGTACAatgattgtttaaatttctCATGAAAAACCACtgttagaattttaattacctgcattaattaaattagcaCTTTTAAATTCGACTGAAGGATGTTCAAATAACTGTTGGTGTTTAGGATTGAGCCAAGCTGTTTGTGGAGGTACTTTGTCTACGATACGTATAAAAGACACGAGATCGTTCTCCAATAAGTATTCCACAAGATTACGTCCTATGAAACCGCATCCTGTTTTGGCGATAAAACTTCTTTAGTTCTATTTATCGCTTCCGTTATACTATCATTCAAAATGGTACTTACCCCCTAAAATTATGACTCTTGGCTTTCTATCAGAATCAGACGTTGCCATAATTACTGGTCATTTAAAgtaaaacaattatttctcCGTTTTGTCTTCTACACTTCGATTAAAGCAGGAAAGTCATTAGGCGTTATGACACTTCGGTTGCGATATAATTATCAGATTACTGCTACTTGTCACCTAACCTTAAAAACTTAAAGAAATGTGTTACTATGAATCTGTATCAATATCTTTTGTCGAAATCATCAACAGTAATCTTAATTTCAGTTGATTTAAGTTAAAAGAAGACAAAATCATGAGACAGTTCACCGACGATTCTCGGATAGAGTTTAAGTATAGTCTAAATTACACATCAACcattaacaaaatataaagaGTAAGAACCGGTAAGAACTCGGAACAAAGTTATGATTGATTAATGTGTATTTAGCGCAGTCGATAAGAACGTTCCTCTGTTTTATTAACGCAAAAGTTAaagatattcaaatttatacTTATATgctataaattaatattactcAGTTTATAAAGTAACTTCAAAGTTTAAAGTGAATTCCTCATTATTTGTATAGAAGATTACTGGTAATAAGATATTACTTTATCCCTGATTTGTGTTTTTGTACCCTCgagataaaattttctttctattttgtttttattcccaatatataataaataaaacaagaccatattattttatttttctgctaATTAAAAAGATACTATTGGAAATTGCAAATACACCCATTAGCTTTCCATCAACGTAGTCATTCTATTGCAATCCATTAGTTTATGATTCATCTTTCCGTGCGTCTGGTATGTACTTTACGAGTGCTTAAGCTTTACTCgatttttcttaatatttttagaaCGTATTGTTTCACAAGTGCATTTGTATTCGTTAAATTCGACCGTTTGTTCGTCGAAGTTAATGTAATCAATTGAATGTGACTGATATTGCAGTGTCTCGACGATTAAAAAGTGACATAAATCTATGGTTTGAGCGTTCCGACAGTAGCGAGGGAgaggagaggaagagagatGTGTTGGTGGATGAATTACTACAATTTGCTTAATAGCTAATAGACTCaattcctttatttttttaatttgccgCAACTTCAGCCTCTGTAAACATGGATCCGTAGAACCGTATTTAAAAGACAGATATACAATGATGTGGATTATGTATATAGAAATAACCCAGATGTGAAGGCTAAGCGCGAATTTCGGACCTTGCGCACCAAAGTCCGGCGCTTTAGCCACTTCTCAAACACCGTGCGTCTATATAGACTTCAAATTTCTGGTATGCTTTTACGATCCATTCATGATGTCCGCATATGCGACCATACTGCCATATCTCATCCTAGGATTGTTAGGTAATTGATTGTTCCATTATCTTTCATTTGACAGTTGTATCCACGACTTAAAATACGTTAATGTGAAATTTTTCAGAGACTATGATTCTACTTTTTTGACGAATGTGTTTTAAATttcgttattaaattttatgtattttatgaacagtattaaattttatagtttATGTATATACGTGGTTCATTATCTGCTATATCGTTGAATGACAATTATGTGATTGTTTagattctttttcttataTGAAACTTTATTGATTGTAAAGTGTTTATTTCttaacataaaatatatatttgtttttgttaaattaatacGTATTTTACTTTTGATGTCATTAATGTTTgtaaatacaatttaaaaaaattctatgtaCCACAAACTGTTGTTGATATTAGAAATTTATAGTCATTGTTATTTTTAGGTCCTACATTAGGGCACGATGTCAAAGGATCTTCAGTTTGcgaattttataatgaaacaATGT
It encodes:
- the LOC114878383 gene encoding uncharacterized protein LOC114878383, which produces MATSDSDRKPRVIILGGCGFIGRNLVEYLLENDLVSFIRIVDKVPPQTAWLNPKHQQLFEHPSVEFKSANLINAASCQNAFASDESIDYVINCAGETKSGQTDPVYKEGIYKLSMNCAQQAAKLQVNRYVEISSGNFNATDKNPLKEEDNGEPWTFVAKYKLLVENDLKNIPDLKYTILRPAIVYGCGDRNGLAPRLVVGAVYKHLGEMMKLLWGPDLHMNTVHVRDVARAIWHVMNKPEAIGQTYNVVDEGDSTQGSISAIVSELFNINHDYWGTALSTLAKTDMSSVVEEVNDKHMGPWADACNKDGVENSPLSPYIDQELLYNKHLYMQPGKLTSTGFSYFYPKLTKDALKEVLDDYVNMKIFPHSLVL